A genomic window from Sporosarcina sp. Marseille-Q4063 includes:
- a CDS encoding three component ABC system middle component, protein MKINKDTYNNELIGLISILSVLSKTKRITITKALLIIPFYTHQQSLKVLKNKIVKIRSIEEFIIKYPSYFSNYNERFHSLLTLSINSIILLNKMEIIFIEDSLIILNEEIEFSYKEKDIGKRALEIIKASDKLSQILLESDENLYLQLRVEI, encoded by the coding sequence TTGAAAATAAATAAAGACACCTATAATAATGAATTGATTGGACTAATTTCGATTTTGTCTGTTTTAAGTAAAACAAAGAGAATAACTATAACTAAAGCTTTATTAATAATACCCTTTTACACGCATCAACAATCTTTAAAAGTTTTAAAAAATAAAATAGTGAAGATTAGAAGTATAGAAGAATTTATAATCAAGTATCCTTCATATTTTTCTAATTATAATGAAAGATTCCATTCATTACTTACTTTATCTATAAATAGTATAATATTATTAAATAAAATGGAGATTATCTTTATTGAAGATAGTTTGATAATACTTAATGAAGAAATAGAGTTTTCATATAAAGAAAAAGATATAGGAAAAAGAGCTTTGGAGATAATAAAAGCTAGCGATAAATTGTCACAAATATTGCTAGAAAGCGATGAAAATTTATATTTACAATTGAGGGTGGAAATATGA